Genomic DNA from Haloplanus sp. HW8-1:
TCGTCGGCCTGCCCCTCGCGATTCCGATGTTCGATCGCCTCCCGCTTGTCACGTCGCTGTATCGGTTCGACGGCTAAGCCGAACGGTTTTTTGACTCCGCTACCCTCGTCGCCGACGAGGGCACGTAGCTCAGTCCGGATAGAGCGTCGGACTTCTAACTCCGCGCGGTCGCGTGCGGGGGAAGCCATCCGACGGTCGTGGGTTCAAATCCCATCGTGCCCGTACAGCAACACTCGGTTGCCTCCTTCAGCGTGAAAACACGCTTCAGGAGTACTACCGCGTCAATTCTCGCGGTTCTCATTCCCTCCGTCACGCTCTCAATCTGGAGTTCGTTCAACGGCTGAACGCCCCCCTTCGCCTGCTGTCGATTTCTATACTCGGCTCCGGCTGTCAGCGGGGAACTCCACCCACCCATCTACCGACCCACCGGAAACGAACCGGAGTGGGGTCCATGCGGCCCCCGGCGGTTCGTTTCGGTGCATCGACCGGCGGAGCATCCGCCGGGAGCGAGGAAAAGGGAGCGAGGCTCGTCGACGAGCGAGCGACCTTTCGGAGCGACGCGAGGAGATCGGCGTCGGGCGCTAACCGACGCCGACCGAGTGACCGACCGGAAGCGGCCCCCCTTCCATGGGGGGCCGACCCGGAAGTCCGAGCGCACGCTCTCGACCGAAGGGAGAGAGCCAGCGAGGTTGCGGTGCTGGTGCGGGGGCGGTCGTGGTGAGCGATCCAACTTCCGTAACTGGACCACACGCCCCAGACTGGGAGTCGCGCTCTCGGCCTTCCAAGAATAACTGTAAACCAGACTCAAACGAGTCTGAAACCTCCGAAGAACGCATATCCGGTCGCTACTGGTGGCGTCGAAAAAACGAGACTGTCGACGAACTACTCGACACACTCCCCCAGCGGTCGACTCGACCGGCCGCGGTTCGTGAGAAGACAAAATTGCGCGAGGACTGCGTCCGAGATCGCGCTGACGGTGGGCATCGATCTAAACCGATGAGTGCAGTTATCCGCGAATTTCTGAGTTGGTACAACGACTACCGCCACGCTCACCTGGTGTTCAACGACCCCGACGGCAATACTGTTCGCTCAAAGATGGAAAATTCACACCAACCCAGCTATGGGAATCGATACTACGCTCGCTTCAAGGCTCTCGAACGGCAGGTCATTCAGGAATACGATAATCCTCACTCCTGCATCCTAACGTTCTCCGGATCACACAAGAACGCCAACGGTGATTGGCGCTGTCCCGTCGACCACCTTCGCGACGTGATCGACACGTGGCGTCCCGAGCGCGGCGGTGGTGTCTATCATCAGCTCCGTCAATCACTTGACGGCATGGAATGGGAGTATTGCGTCGGTGTCGAACACAATTCGAAGGGTTACGGGCACGTACACGTCGGTGTATTCGTCGACGGTGAAGTTGCTGAATCAGATTTTCACAACGTCATTGACGAACATCTCCGCCTCTGCGATATTGCGCACCGTGATGCTCACAACTACTACCATCCTGATTCCGAGAAGAAGCCAATTTCTGTGCGGCGTATCGATCCGAGCCTCGATCCCGAGGACTACGATGGTTCGAGCGATGTTGTCGGCAACGTCGCATCATATCTTGCTGAGTACATCGGTGCTGCCGCCGATTCGGAGTTATTCGACCGATCTCCCCAGGAACTCTATTTTCGTGCCGCTTGCTGGGCATCTGGAACCCAGCGCGTTCGCTTCTCGACCGGTGCTAACGAGATGATTCGCCACGATCGTGATGAATCACGCCGTGTTGAGACGATGGGGCCAGTAAACCATGGCTGGAAACCCGACGCAACCGCAGAAAAAATCGCTGAAGCCGCGAACCATCCTGACCGCTCGGCTACCGAGTGGCTAGAAGAACCGGACGAAGGATGCTGGACCCTACAGGGAATCGGTCGGGTCGACGATGAGGGTGAGACTACGTTCGAAATCGAACAATCAACGGTCCAGTATCGGGAGATTCACGGTGCGGAGTCTCTTGATCCACCGAAAAAGTTGCCACCTACGCGTCCGATACCAGAGTCAACTGATACATCGTTAGTGGAGTACCATTGATACCTATATTTCCCCGAGATTCGGCCAATCTGCATGATTACAGGCTTCGTACGGGAAGGGTTAGTCTAGTATCAGTATTATTATGATATAGTCGGCATTCTGTCTTCAAGGTATCTGTTGCTTATAAGAATCAATAGAGGCGACATGATTTTTATTCAGGGCTGAATTGTATGGCAATATGGCAATAGAAATTATTGTTGATATCGTAACTCCGCTTTCTCTTGTCGCACTTGTTTACCAGCTCTGGCAGAGAAAAAAGCAATTTACTACTGAATTTGAGGATAATTTCACTGACCAATACCGGGACGTTGCTATCGAGATACCAGTAGACGCCTTATTAGATGACTCTGATGGAGACGGATATCGAGGCGATCTCAAACAATATTATAGATATGTCGATCTAACAAACGAACAAATATTTCTGAGAAAAGAAGGAAGAATAAGCAAATCGACTTGGGAGAATTGGCGGAAAGGAATCGAGTCTCATTTGGATCGGGATGATTTCCGGAGGGCTTGGCAAGAGATCAGATCAAGAGACCCCGATAGTTTTAAAGAATTACAGAAATTTGAAAATAAGGAATTTCCCGATGATCCCCGGCGTTGGGATCACTCATACCGAGCCTTTCTGGAAGCTTGGTGGTATTCAATCTGGAACCGAGGTGGTTGATTGCGATGGTAACTCAAAATTCTGTTCTGCTGCGGAACCCAAATATAATATAGATTGTAAAGTATTGACGTTATGATTGCATGGACTCTATTGATTTGCCCTCCAGTGAAGAGATTCTGCACCCTGATTCACTCCCGCCGGTAGATTCTAATAATATTTCAAATGAACTGAATTTTCTCTCTTCACTCTCTGGATATTCCTCCGATAATATAGTGTATGTACTGAGATGTAGACAGATGGAGCCTGATTCAAAAATTATTTCACGAGCTGAGTTACTTTATGATGATGTTGATACTTACAAGCAACATTATTATCCAAATTGGGTTGATCATGCTCTTGAATCTGAGCTTCTCTTGTATGTTGGGTGGACTAATGATGTTCAAAGGCGGATAACGGACCATTTAACTGGTGAAGGTGCTGTTTTCACAGAAATATTCCCTCCTATAGGGATAGTGAAATTATACCCTGCAGACACATCCAGAGAGGCTAAGCGAATGGAATCACAGGTTGCTTCTCAATTATCTGATGCTGTATCCGGTCGCGGCACAATTGAGTTCGACGATGATGAACCCTATTCCTTTGCCGACTTTATTTCAGAAGTTGAGTCTTCAAATCCTCCGCCTCAATTGGTATCTGAAACCGCATATGTCTATTCACTATAGATCAGATCCCCGTTCTGCAGGTGATTGATTCAGTTCATCACGTTCTACTTTCGACAGTTCTATCTCTATTTTTTCATATTCGTCATATTTCCCCAGATTAGAGTCATGAAAACCTCTATCTGAACATTGTTCATATACTACTTTGCTGATTGACCCATTTTCAGGTATTTTCAGGGTCAGTATCATTCGCACTTTTGCACCTGGATCAATTAGAACTGCTCCAGAAAACCATCCTGGTGGAAGTTCGTCATCGGAAAAGCGATGATCCTTAAGTCCACTGTACATATTTCCGTCTTCGCCAACAAACTGGATATATTTGTCATTATATTCCCAAGTTCCATCACTCAAATTCTCAACAGCTACACAAAGAAACTTCTCATCAACAGGGCCCTCCACATGGTGGATCAATTTTCCTAAATCAATCTGTATAATTCCCAGTATATCTATTCTTATATAATCTCCGCGCTCGGAAGCGACGACATTTTTCATATTATTTCAGTTAGTGACATATCCGAAATATCTATCGGAACTTCAATACTTCTTTTTCAGAGAGCTTCCTCTGCTAGCAAATAAAATCGCCGAGACGGATTTTGAACTGATGAATGTATTGAACCTATTTATTCGCATCTTCTATGTTTTTGACTTCTTCAGGAGAACAGATTTTGGTTACAACCCAATCGTCAGGTGGTGAGTGCTCCCCCTCAATGTGCTCTGCCTTGATATTTTGTCGCATTCTTGCGTACCCTTCATCGGTCAGTGTGTAATGACCGCGTTCGACTTTCTCAACAATATTTCCTGCCTCAAGTGTATTCAGTCGCCGTGAAACCGAACTTCGCGGTCTGTCCAAATTCTTCGCGATTAGTGATGGTGTGAAGATCAAGCCTCGGCCCAGTAGTATGCAGATCTCTCGATCAAGATCAGTGATCCAATCGGGCGGATCAAGCTCCTCGTAGTCATAATCTTCTGTATTCCATGTAACTCCGTATTTTTCATACACCTCATAATCATCTGGCTTCGGTTGCTCGTCAGGGTCAGTCATACCTGTAGGCACGACACTCTGATGCTAAAAGAGTGTCGCCAATCAAAGGCGGTTCAATAGAACGTTACTAATTACACGAAACAACTAAGTGCCGTTGCTATGATGGAGAGTATGTCACGGAACACTGCGGAGCGTGACCCCGTCCAAAGAGACACGCTCCGCGTCACGCCGTGGCATCCAAGGTGGATGCATGAATCAGTACGCAAGCCCAACTCGTAAGATTGCTGGAATCGCAGCACAACGACTATCGATCCGGTGTAGTCACTCGATTTTCCCCGGTTCGGTGGTGGCTCGATGAGCGATCTCGAACCAATCCCGCCGGAGCAGGCCGTGAAGATGTTTCACGATGCCATGCTCGACGAACACGCCGAGTCGACACGCCGTAGCGAAAAACACCGACTCCGCGCTTTCCTCCAATTCTGTGATGAACAGGGAATCGAGGATTTGACCGAACTCTCCGGGCGCGACCTGTACCTATACCGTACGTGGCGACGAGACGGTCAGGGAGACGGCCGTGAATCAATAAAGAAAGTCACCCTCAAGGGTCAATTGGCTACTCTCCGGCGATTTCTCCGATTTGCCGCCGACATAGACGCCGTGCAAGCGAAGCTCTACGAACAGGTTACCTTGCCGACGATGACGAGCGGCGAGGACGTTTCGGAATCAACCCTTTCGGCTGACCGCGCCATCGGGATTCTGAAATACCTCGAACGTGCCCAACCGGGCTCTCGTGATCACATCATCGTCCTTCTCCTCTGGAAAACCGGTGCTCGAACCGGGGCGGTCCGTGGTCTCGATCTCCGTGATCTCGATCTAGATGGCACACACCCGCGAGTCAACGGCCCGGCGATTCACTTCGTCCACCGCCCCGAGACTGGAACGCCGCTGAAGAATCAGACGAAAGGAACTCGGTGGAATCGGATCAGCGAATCAACGGCCCGCTACCTTCAGGATTACATCGACTACCACCGGCACGACGTGACCGACGACCACGGCCGAAACCCATTGATAACAACTGAATACGGCCGTCCCGCGGGCAATACGCTACGGAAATCGCTCTACCGAGTGACCCGACCCTGCTGGCGTGGCGAGGAGTGCCCACATGATCGTGACCTGGAACACTGCGACGCGACGCATCTCGATCACGCCAGCAAATGTCCGTCGGCTCGCTCACCCCACGATCTCCGTAGCGGGCGCGTGACGTACTACCGACGCGAGGACGTTCCCCGCCGAGTCGTCAAAGATCGACTCAACGCCAGCGAGGATATCCTCGACCGGCACTACGACCGGCGTTCGGATCGAGAACAGGCAGAACAGCGTAGCGACCACCTCCCTGACCTATGATTTCACAATTCGATACTAAACGGGTCTCGAACTCCGGTATAGCGGGACCCCATCGTGCCCGCTATCTGCGAACGTCAGTGAGCAGTAGCGGCTACTGGGATTTGAATCAGGGAGCGGCTTCGCCGCGACCGTGGTTCAAATCCCATCGTGCCCGCTCACTCGTTTCACTCGTTCGCAGCCACGATGTAGCCCCGCTCGCTCACTGCGTTCACTCGTGGGACTCCCATCGTGCCCGTGGCAGTACCAAAACATCAGAACTTGGCCGCAGAGATGGTTTATTTCGACGTTTCGAATGCGAGAGCCGTCGAACTCGGATCCCGTATTTCCGAACGGAGTCCATCTATTTCGAAAAACTGACCAACGCAGCCACGACCCCGTTCAATCGAACCCGTAGCGCTTGTGTGCCTCGTCGATGTCCACGATCTCGATCACGCGGACTTCCTCGTCCGCTTCGAGTACGTCATAGAACGCGGTGTGAGTCCGCCCGATATGCAGACGATAGAGTTCCTGTCCCTCGATCACTAGCTTCTCTTTGTCACCGGATCCTGAATCCGGTCTCGAATACGGATCGTCCGCCAACTTCCGGAGATTGTCCGTCACGATGCGTGTGCTCTTCTCGTCTAGCGCGGCGACGTACTCACGGGCTTCCTCCGCGAGGAGAACCTCATAGCTCATCGAGCGCCGTCAGTTCGTCAGTGTCTGCTTCACGGACCTCCGTCGCTCGTTCGACGAGTTGTCGACGCTGGTGTTCCTGGATCAGTTCCCCAAGCAGGTCGTCGTACGTCTCGCCCGCCCCCTTGAGCTCGTTCAGTTCTTTCCACCGCTCCTCCGTGACCGGGATTCGTTTGCTGGCGTTGGACATGCGTGCTGACACCTCTGTTCAATCCTTACAACGCTTACAGCCAAAAGGTTTCGGTGGACGAACTGCGTTCGCTACTATCGGGGTTGCATGTCCCCAAAGAACCGGATTCCATCGTACCCGCTCACTCGTGTCACTCGTTCGCGGCCACGATGTAGCCCCGCTCGCTCACTGCGTTCACTCGCGGGACTCCCATCGTACCCGTGACCGCACGGCCGAACGCCCCGGGGATTCGAGTCAGATGCGACCCTCGTGACCTCGCGAATCGTCGTCTCCTCGCCGTTCCGATCGAGAACGGGCCGCACAGCGCTGCGGTCTCCTCCCCCGGTTCGACCGTCGAACGATCCACCGAATCCCGGGTCGAGCGAACGACCGGGCCAAAATCATCGGATCGTCTTCAGGTATTTGTGTGTACGGGACGTACGCAGGGCGGATAACGATGATCAATCCGACCGACTCACTCGGCGTACTACTCCAGACACAGGGCGAAGTGGTCTCACAGATACAGAACGACGTGTTGCTCAGTTCGTCGCTCTGGGTCAACATCGCTCTGGCGGGATTCGCCGCCCTGTTGTTCGCGTACATGGGGCGAAACGTCTCCGCGGGCCGTCCCCGCCTCATCTGGGCGGCGACGCTCATGATCCCACTCGTCTCGATTTCGAGTTACCTCGGGCTGCTCTCGGGGTTGACCGTCGGCTTCGTCGAGATGCCTGCGGGCCACGCGTTGGCCGGCGAGGAGGTGATGAGTCAGTGGGGTCGATATCTCACGTGGGCGCTGTCGACGCCGCTGATCCTGCTCGCGTTGGGACTGCTCGCCGACGTCGACGCCGGGAGTCTGTTCGCGGTCATCGCGGCGGACGTCGGGATGTGTCTGACTGGTCTCGCTGCGGCGCTGGTCACCTCGTCGTACCTGTCCCGCTGGCTGTTCTACGCGATCAGCTGTGCCTTCTTCGTCGTCGTCCTGTACGCCCTGCTGGTCGAGTGGCCGCAGTCGGCCGCGTCGGCCGGAACGGGCGATATCTTCGGGACGCTTCGGGCACTCACCGTCGTGCTGTGGCTCGGCTATCCGATCATCTGGGCCGTCGGGGTCGAGGGCTTCGCACTCGTACAGTCCGTCGGACTCACCTCGTGGGGCTACTCCGCGCTGGACGTCCTGGCGAAGTACGTGTTCTCGTTCCTGCTGTTGCGGTGGGTCGCCGCCAACGAATCGACCGTCTCCGTCTCCGGTGGCGTCGGGGCCTTCGCCGACGACTGACGGGAGTTCGGCGGCGTCCCGCCGACCCCGTTCACACTCCGTCGACCAGATACGACCCCAGATACCCGCCGAGCGCGCTCAGCCCGACGGTGTAGGCCACGGCGACCGCGCCGCCGACGAGGACGACGAGTAGGCCGCCGATTCCGAGCGCCGACCCGCCGTGCAGGCCGAAGGCGAAGAAGCCGAGAAAGAAGACCGCGAGGAGGCCAAAGAGGACGAGCGGTATCGCAGCGAGCAGTCCCGAGATTGCGCCGACCCGGAGTCCCGCGTTCGCGTCGGCCTCGTTCAGGTAGGCGGCGACGCCGCCGCCGAGGACGGGCGAGAAGGGGATAAACGAGAGGACGACGGTGACGACGGCGCCGAGCAACGCGTGGAGGGTCGAGTCGGAGACCATACGCTCACCTGTCACGCACGGGGCAAATACCTTCGGCTCACGCCTCGGGTACCATCGACAGCGTGCGCGTGTACCGGCGGATCGTGTTCCCGTCGGCGTCCTTGAGGAGGACCTGGAACTGTTTCTGGCCGGTCACCGTCGTCAGTTGTCCCTCGTGGATGTCGAACTCGAACGGGGGCTGGCGGTCGACGGCGATCCGATCCCCGCCGCTTTGCACGACCACGTGGTCGATCCCCGCCGACTCCGTCAGATGGCAGTGAACGTGCGCCTCACCCCCGGCCGACGACTGCGTGCAGAGGAGGTCCGGGTTGATGTCGGCGCTCGTCCCGTCGAGCGACGACTGAAAGTCGAAGGTGACCGGTGCCACGGGGAGGGTGCCGAGGACGACCACGGCGACGAGAAAGAGGGCGAGCCCACCGGTCGGGAGATGCCGGCCGAGGGCCGTCTTCGTGTCGTTGCTCCCACCGCCCCGCCGCCAGCGGAGCGCGAGCGGGATGACGAGAAAGTGATGGACGGGACCGTACAGGATCAGGAGGAAGCCGTAGGCCATCGGATACGTGAGCCAGGTCCACCCCCGTTGATAGGAGAGCAACAGGTTCGACGCGGACCACAGGAAGAAGCCCAAAAAGACGAGCGCGCCACTCTTGAGGAATCGCCAACTGAGCGAGTTGGCGTAGTACACCGACCGTAACGTCCGCCAGGCGTCCCGAAGGCTTCCGGCGAGCCACGCCGACGGCGACCGAACGGTTTCGTCGCTCATCACCTGTCAGTGCGGACCGCAGCCGCAGGGGTGTTGTGACGAACGTGTTCGGATGGGACTCAGCCCGTTACCCGCACCCGGAGTCGGTCGTATGCCCGCACCGCCCGACCCACCCAGTTCGGCGCCGGCGCGGCACGGACGTCCCCGAGGCTCGGTCGGGCGATCCAGAGGCCGACGAACGCCACGACCGTCCCCGTGGCGGCGACGGTCCCGGTCACCAGCGGCCGTCCGGCGACGACGCCGTCCACTCCCCACGCGACGAACGTGACCGTGAGCAGGACGTTCGAGGTAAAAAACGCCCGCACCGCGTGTGATTCGCCGCCGCCGCCGGCGAACGTCCGGTAGGCGAACAGAAAGAGGGGAACGCCGCCGACGAAACTCCCGGCGTAGGCGGGGCCGGCGACGGGGACGAGGGCGGCCGCGACGGCGACGGTCCCGACCGCCGACGTCCAGACGGCGCGGCGCACGCGGTCGACGGGGGCGACCGCCGGGAGCGTCGCGACCCCCGCGGCGGCGAACTCGTCGCGGTAGACGACCGCCAGCGCCCACGCGTGGGCCGGGGTCCAGACGAACACCAGCGTCGCCATGGCGACCGCCGGCACCGCGAGCGGGCGCACGGCAGTCCAGCCGGCGAGGACCGGAAAGGAGCCGGCGGAGCCGCCGAGGACGACGCCGAGCCAGTGCTGTCGCTTCAACAGGACGGTGTAGAGGCCGACGTACGCGGCGACGCCGAGCCACATGTACGCCACCGAAACCGGAGCCAGCGCCCACAGGCCGATCCCCGTCGCGGCGACGAGGAGGCCGACGCCGAACGCCAGCGCCAGCCGGGAGTCGAGCCGCCCCTGTGCGAGCGGTCGACCCGCCGTCCGGTCCATGATCGGGTCGATGTCTCGGTCGTAGTAACAGTTACAGACGGCGGCGCCACCGGCCATGCCGAGTCCCGCGAGGACGAAGGCGAGGAGGTCGGCGAGCGGGAGTCCGCCGGCTGCGAACGTCGCACCCGTTCCGGTGAGCGAGAGTAGCGCGGCGATTCGCGGCTTCGTCAGGGAGAGGAGATCGGAGAACACGGACGATCACCCGACCTGCCAGAGCTGACTGAGCAGGTACCAGTTGAGCGCCCACATCACGACGAACACCCCGAGGAAGACGGAGGTGAGGATGAACGTCCCGCGCATGCTCAGGAGGTGGTGGGGCGTGGCGTCGCCGCCGTCGGCGACGGTCGTGGGTCGCTCGACCGGGAGCGCGCCCTCGTACCGGTCGCCGCCGAGCAGCGATCCGACGGCGACGAGGACGAACAGCGCGCCGCCGAGGATGGAGACGAGCGCCATGATCCCGAAGATGACGAACAGCGGTCGCGCGGCGGCGAAGCTGAACTCGGTCCCCGGAATGTCCATCACCGAGGGGTGTCGGCGCGGGATGCCGTAGAGGATGCCGAGATACATCATCATCAGCGAGGTCACCCCCATCGCGCCGCCGTAGAGATACGGCTGGATCGTCGCGACGGGCCGGGCGATCCACTCGCGGCCGAACACCAGACGGAGGACGTAGTAGCCGAGTCCCATGAACGCGAGCGTGGTGCCCGTGGCGACGGTGGCGTGGAAGTGGCCCACGGTCGCCAGCGTGTTGTGCCAGGTCATGTTCAACTGCATCTGGCCCATCATGACGCCGGTGATGCCGCCGAGGAAGCCAAAGAGGATGATCGAGAGGACCGTCGCGGCAAAGCCGGGATCCCTCCACGGTGCCGACCAGAGCCAGCCGAAGGTGCCGCCGCCCTCGCCGCGCTTCCGCCGGCCGACTTCGAGGCCGGCGGGGATGGCGAAGGCGTGGATCATGCTCGCGATCACGGCGCCGTAGGCGGCGTAGGAGGTGTTCCAGATCCGCCAGGCGGCGGAGACGCCGGGATCGGACATCAGGTGGTGGGCCGCGCCCATGTTGATGAAGAAGAGATAGAGGACGAACGCCGAGCGGGACACCTTCTCGCTCGCCACCTCCGCGCCGCCGACGACGTGAGTCATGAAGTACCAGACCGAGATCATCGCCAGCAGGTTGATCTGCTGGCTGCCGTGGCCGACGATCCAGTACATCTGCCGGTACCACGCGGCGTCGATGTGTTCGACCAGCCCGACCCGCCAGAAGAAGGTCGGCACGTAGGTGATGAGGCCGCCGACGATGGCCTCCGCGGCGACGATGGCCGTGATGAACGCGCCGAAGGCGACGAGGGGCAGCGTCTGCCCCGGATTCTCGCGCTTCTCGCGCCAGATGGTGGCGAGGAAGGGCAGCGCCGCGACGAGGGCGCCGGTCAGGAAGACGACGACGCCGAGGTAGAACCACGGCGAGGAGGGGAGGGGGGCGTAGGAGGTCAGGAGCGGCGCCTGGTTCGGTTGTTTCGTCAACCAGATAGCGACGTTGATCAGCACCGCGCCGCCGAGCATCAGCACGTAGCCCACCTTCGCCACCCGCGGGAGCGATAGCGGCCGACCCAGCACGTACGGCCCGCCCACGTAGAGGACGGCGATCTCCATGAAGATCATCCAGAAGATCAGCAGGTTCCAGGCGTGGATGCTCAGGAAGGTGTAGAAGTCCGCGGGCGCCAACAGACCGACGAGTTCCCACCGCGTCAGCGCGACGAAGATCGCGAAGATCCCGCCGATCAACAGCGCGACGATGGCCGTCAGGCCGAACAGTTTCACCATGTCCTCGGCGGACTTGTGAATCTGCAGGCCGGTCACCGAGCAGTCCCGATACCCCTCGTCGTCGTAGCTGAACGTGCCGAATCCGAACATTTCAGACCACCTCCACGACGCCTTTCATGC
This window encodes:
- a CDS encoding replication protein; protein product: MREDCVRDRADGGHRSKPMSAVIREFLSWYNDYRHAHLVFNDPDGNTVRSKMENSHQPSYGNRYYARFKALERQVIQEYDNPHSCILTFSGSHKNANGDWRCPVDHLRDVIDTWRPERGGGVYHQLRQSLDGMEWEYCVGVEHNSKGYGHVHVGVFVDGEVAESDFHNVIDEHLRLCDIAHRDAHNYYHPDSEKKPISVRRIDPSLDPEDYDGSSDVVGNVASYLAEYIGAAADSELFDRSPQELYFRAACWASGTQRVRFSTGANEMIRHDRDESRRVETMGPVNHGWKPDATAEKIAEAANHPDRSATEWLEEPDEGCWTLQGIGRVDDEGETTFEIEQSTVQYREIHGAESLDPPKKLPPTRPIPESTDTSLVEYH
- a CDS encoding helix-turn-helix domain-containing protein, producing the protein MTDPDEQPKPDDYEVYEKYGVTWNTEDYDYEELDPPDWITDLDREICILLGRGLIFTPSLIAKNLDRPRSSVSRRLNTLEAGNIVEKVERGHYTLTDEGYARMRQNIKAEHIEGEHSPPDDWVVTKICSPEEVKNIEDANK
- a CDS encoding site-specific integrase is translated as MSDLEPIPPEQAVKMFHDAMLDEHAESTRRSEKHRLRAFLQFCDEQGIEDLTELSGRDLYLYRTWRRDGQGDGRESIKKVTLKGQLATLRRFLRFAADIDAVQAKLYEQVTLPTMTSGEDVSESTLSADRAIGILKYLERAQPGSRDHIIVLLLWKTGARTGAVRGLDLRDLDLDGTHPRVNGPAIHFVHRPETGTPLKNQTKGTRWNRISESTARYLQDYIDYHRHDVTDDHGRNPLITTEYGRPAGNTLRKSLYRVTRPCWRGEECPHDRDLEHCDATHLDHASKCPSARSPHDLRSGRVTYYRREDVPRRVVKDRLNASEDILDRHYDRRSDREQAEQRSDHLPDL
- a CDS encoding type II toxin-antitoxin system RelE family toxin, which gives rise to MSYEVLLAEEAREYVAALDEKSTRIVTDNLRKLADDPYSRPDSGSGDKEKLVIEGQELYRLHIGRTHTAFYDVLEADEEVRVIEIVDIDEAHKRYGFD
- a CDS encoding bacteriorhodopsin, giving the protein MINPTDSLGVLLQTQGEVVSQIQNDVLLSSSLWVNIALAGFAALLFAYMGRNVSAGRPRLIWAATLMIPLVSISSYLGLLSGLTVGFVEMPAGHALAGEEVMSQWGRYLTWALSTPLILLALGLLADVDAGSLFAVIAADVGMCLTGLAAALVTSSYLSRWLFYAISCAFFVVVLYALLVEWPQSAASAGTGDIFGTLRALTVVLWLGYPIIWAVGVEGFALVQSVGLTSWGYSALDVLAKYVFSFLLLRWVAANESTVSVSGGVGAFADD
- a CDS encoding DUF5518 domain-containing protein encodes the protein MVSDSTLHALLGAVVTVVLSFIPFSPVLGGGVAAYLNEADANAGLRVGAISGLLAAIPLVLFGLLAVFFLGFFAFGLHGGSALGIGGLLVVLVGGAVAVAYTVGLSALGGYLGSYLVDGV
- a CDS encoding protoheme IX farnesyltransferase; translated protein: MFSDLLSLTKPRIAALLSLTGTGATFAAGGLPLADLLAFVLAGLGMAGGAAVCNCYYDRDIDPIMDRTAGRPLAQGRLDSRLALAFGVGLLVAATGIGLWALAPVSVAYMWLGVAAYVGLYTVLLKRQHWLGVVLGGSAGSFPVLAGWTAVRPLAVPAVAMATLVFVWTPAHAWALAVVYRDEFAAAGVATLPAVAPVDRVRRAVWTSAVGTVAVAAALVPVAGPAYAGSFVGGVPLFLFAYRTFAGGGGESHAVRAFFTSNVLLTVTFVAWGVDGVVAGRPLVTGTVAATGTVVAFVGLWIARPSLGDVRAAPAPNWVGRAVRAYDRLRVRVTG
- a CDS encoding cytochrome c oxidase subunit I; protein product: MFGFGTFSYDDEGYRDCSVTGLQIHKSAEDMVKLFGLTAIVALLIGGIFAIFVALTRWELVGLLAPADFYTFLSIHAWNLLIFWMIFMEIAVLYVGGPYVLGRPLSLPRVAKVGYVLMLGGAVLINVAIWLTKQPNQAPLLTSYAPLPSSPWFYLGVVVFLTGALVAALPFLATIWREKRENPGQTLPLVAFGAFITAIVAAEAIVGGLITYVPTFFWRVGLVEHIDAAWYRQMYWIVGHGSQQINLLAMISVWYFMTHVVGGAEVASEKVSRSAFVLYLFFINMGAAHHLMSDPGVSAAWRIWNTSYAAYGAVIASMIHAFAIPAGLEVGRRKRGEGGGTFGWLWSAPWRDPGFAATVLSIILFGFLGGITGVMMGQMQLNMTWHNTLATVGHFHATVATGTTLAFMGLGYYVLRLVFGREWIARPVATIQPYLYGGAMGVTSLMMMYLGILYGIPRRHPSVMDIPGTEFSFAAARPLFVIFGIMALVSILGGALFVLVAVGSLLGGDRYEGALPVERPTTVADGGDATPHHLLSMRGTFILTSVFLGVFVVMWALNWYLLSQLWQVG